In one Candidatus Bathyarchaeia archaeon genomic region, the following are encoded:
- a CDS encoding archaellin/type IV pilin N-terminal domain-containing protein encodes MREKFFRSKRGMVGIEAAIVLIAFVIVAAAFSFMVINMGLFSTQRGKETIQDSLQEASCPLTVDGTILIYGKTVSGDDNSTGGVSAIVIPLKTLGVKYVPMQENRTVVTFTITGGETSISYPNIYKGINNTVNSGWTLNDLVDNVENGTAKLFIVGADNDESLDADEKGFLIIVPKEDDVGKLVERTHVTVEIRPQKGAPLTIEFTIPPQLPSTKSWLAIGV; translated from the coding sequence GTGAGGGAAAAATTCTTTAGAAGTAAGCGGGGCATGGTTGGTATAGAGGCTGCCATAGTCCTCATAGCCTTCGTCATAGTCGCTGCAGCATTTAGCTTTATGGTGATAAACATGGGTCTATTCTCAACACAGAGGGGCAAGGAAACAATACAGGATTCACTGCAAGAAGCCAGCTGCCCGCTGACTGTGGATGGAACAATACTAATATATGGAAAAACTGTAAGTGGTGACGATAACAGTACTGGCGGGGTCTCAGCGATAGTTATACCACTAAAAACCTTGGGAGTTAAATATGTCCCAATGCAGGAGAACAGAACAGTAGTTACGTTCACGATAACTGGAGGAGAAACCTCTATATCCTATCCAAATATCTACAAGGGCATCAATAATACTGTGAATTCAGGGTGGACTCTTAACGATCTCGTTGATAACGTGGAAAATGGTACAGCAAAGTTGTTTATTGTCGGTGCAGATAACGATGAATCGCTTGATGCTGATGAAAAAGGCTTTCTAATAATTGTGCCTAAAGAGGATGATGTAGGAAAACTCGTGGAGAGAACGCATGTAACTGTTGAAATTAGACCCCAAAAAGGTGCGCCATTAACAATCGAGTTTACTATTCCGCCTCAATTGCCATCTACCAAGAGCTGGTTAGCTATAGGTGTCTAG
- a CDS encoding FAD-dependent oxidoreductase has protein sequence MAKRIIIIGAHAAGCDAAAAARLTDREAEIIMFTNERYAGYSRCGLPFVLGGHMKSFRDLIVFPPSYFKMNRIDLRLEANITNIDVKSKTVEVQYKNGLTENLQYDSLILATGARPALPPIKGREKQGVYVLRTIDDGERIEQAIKESKSAVVIGAGLIGLELGVAFIERGLKTTIVELLPQILPAMLDKDVADFVQRELEKKGLKIITGRSVEEILGDDKVTGVAVSGEHIPADIVVVATGVRGNVELAQKAGLELGETRLIKVNMRMETNVKDIYACGDCVESINLITKRPTVCQLGTTAVRQARVAGINAAGGYAIFPGVLGAAVTKLFDVEIGAVGLTEAFAQRAGIETVSMTLSGKTRAQYYPGALPIRIKLVVEKETEKIIGTQIVGGEGVAQRINMLSLAILKEMTVKELAKAETCYAPPVSETWDPTILTAQALLKRLK, from the coding sequence ATGGCTAAGCGGATAATCATCATAGGTGCTCATGCCGCTGGCTGTGATGCAGCAGCCGCCGCGAGACTCACTGATAGGGAAGCAGAAATAATAATGTTTACAAATGAACGGTATGCAGGTTACTCACGCTGTGGGTTACCATTTGTTTTAGGCGGGCATATGAAGAGTTTTCGGGATCTAATTGTTTTTCCACCATCATATTTCAAAATGAACAGAATAGACTTGAGACTTGAAGCAAACATTACAAATATTGATGTAAAGTCAAAAACTGTTGAGGTTCAATACAAAAATGGGTTAACAGAAAACTTGCAATATGATAGCCTAATATTAGCCACTGGGGCGAGACCAGCTTTACCACCAATTAAGGGAAGGGAGAAACAAGGAGTCTATGTACTAAGAACAATCGATGATGGAGAAAGAATTGAGCAAGCAATCAAAGAATCTAAATCAGCGGTTGTTATTGGCGCAGGTTTGATTGGACTGGAACTTGGCGTAGCCTTCATTGAACGGGGACTTAAGACAACGATCGTGGAGCTTTTACCCCAAATATTACCCGCAATGCTTGACAAAGATGTAGCCGACTTCGTCCAGAGGGAATTGGAGAAGAAGGGATTGAAAATAATTACTGGGCGTTCAGTTGAGGAAATTCTGGGAGATGACAAAGTTACTGGCGTAGCTGTTTCAGGTGAACATATTCCAGCAGATATTGTTGTAGTTGCAACAGGTGTTAGGGGTAATGTGGAGCTGGCGCAGAAAGCTGGATTGGAGCTTGGTGAAACAAGACTGATTAAGGTTAATATGCGTATGGAAACAAATGTTAAAGATATTTACGCCTGTGGAGACTGTGTTGAATCAATAAATCTTATCACAAAGCGCCCAACAGTCTGCCAGCTAGGGACAACAGCTGTACGCCAAGCTAGGGTTGCAGGAATAAACGCTGCTGGCGGATACGCGATTTTCCCAGGGGTCCTTGGAGCAGCCGTTACCAAACTTTTTGATGTTGAGATAGGCGCTGTCGGCCTAACTGAGGCATTTGCTCAGAGAGCTGGTATAGAAACAGTTTCTATGACTTTAAGCGGAAAAACTAGGGCGCAGTATTATCCTGGAGCCCTACCGATAAGAATAAAGCTTGTAGTGGAAAAAGAGACTGAGAAAATAATTGGTACTCAAATCGTCGGCGGGGAGGGCGTAGCCCAAAGAATAAATATGCTGTCACTTGCAATACTTAAGGAGATGACTGTGAAGGAGCTAGCAAAAGCTGAGACATGTTATGCTCCACCAGTTTCAGAAACATGGGATCCAACTATTTTGACAGCTCAAGCACTACTTAAAAGACTGAAATAA
- a CDS encoding ATPase domain-containing protein: MKVISLGIPDLDRCLGGGFPHPCLASIEGEFGAGKTVLTQQIVYSMLRDGLKVCVITTETASKDYLRMMKSINLDAFLKYVSGDLDVFPLHVEGGKWTKFLSSLFFRVARNFLEINRSRYDAAVIDSLSVLAVNTPSHVFLTFITRMKNLVTSGKTIILTFHPQFLPEQSVMKLKASSDVYLVISNGRIAGIDVKVLKIVKLWGTAGERKSSVILEVNPHLGLRVLPLGGVKV; the protein is encoded by the coding sequence ATGAAGGTTATATCACTAGGTATACCTGATTTAGATAGATGTTTAGGCGGCGGCTTCCCACATCCATGTCTAGCATCGATTGAAGGAGAGTTTGGCGCTGGCAAAACAGTGCTAACACAACAAATAGTATACTCGATGCTTAGAGATGGCTTAAAGGTTTGCGTAATAACAACTGAAACAGCCTCTAAGGATTATCTTAGGATGATGAAATCCATAAATCTAGATGCTTTCTTAAAATATGTAAGCGGCGACTTAGATGTTTTTCCACTACACGTTGAAGGTGGGAAGTGGACTAAGTTCCTTTCGTCCTTATTCTTTAGGGTTGCTAGGAACTTCTTGGAAATAAACAGAAGCCGTTATGATGCTGCGGTGATAGATAGCTTAAGCGTATTAGCCGTCAATACTCCTTCACATGTTTTTCTCACATTTATAACACGCATGAAGAATTTAGTGACTAGTGGAAAAACAATAATCTTGACTTTTCATCCCCAATTTTTACCAGAGCAATCAGTTATGAAGCTCAAAGCATCCTCAGATGTTTACTTAGTTATATCAAATGGTAGAATCGCTGGCATAGATGTTAAGGTTTTGAAGATAGTTAAGCTATGGGGGACTGCTGGCGAGAGAAAGAGCTCGGTGATTCTAGAAGTTAATCCACACCTGGGCTTAAGAGTTCTGCCCTTGGGAGGTGTAAAAGTTTGA
- a CDS encoding archaellin/type IV pilin N-terminal domain-containing protein — translation MVWHKRFLKSRQGIVGIEAAIVLIAFVVIASALAYVVINMGFYSAQKAKETIDRGVGEATSSLQLDGTVVGKTNDNSKIQYLVIPVKLAVGQSEVDLSSKTVTVSVFYTNFTLANIYKGTLEENNGTDVADVAYLLNATLLQNNDGDGAIFAIYNDDGDSVLEVNEKAFLVVKLSSSHLLESYSKVKIEVRTSRGAALTVERLIPVGLPKDAYVDLG, via the coding sequence ATGGTGTGGCATAAGCGATTTTTAAAAAGTAGACAGGGTATAGTTGGTATAGAGGCTGCCATAGTCCTCATAGCCTTCGTTGTGATTGCATCGGCTCTTGCATACGTCGTTATAAATATGGGTTTTTACTCAGCGCAGAAGGCAAAGGAGACCATAGATAGGGGTGTTGGCGAAGCGACATCCTCGCTTCAATTGGATGGAACAGTTGTGGGAAAAACAAACGATAATTCAAAGATACAGTATCTAGTGATACCAGTGAAGCTTGCCGTAGGGCAATCTGAGGTAGATCTTAGCAGCAAAACAGTTACAGTATCAGTATTCTACACTAACTTTACGCTAGCAAATATATATAAAGGAACATTGGAAGAAAATAATGGGACCGATGTTGCTGATGTTGCCTATTTGCTTAATGCAACGCTTCTGCAGAATAATGATGGTGATGGAGCGATCTTCGCGATATATAATGATGATGGCGACAGCGTTCTTGAAGTTAATGAGAAAGCCTTTCTTGTAGTGAAGCTCTCCAGCTCTCATCTACTAGAGTCTTATAGTAAGGTTAAAATTGAGGTTAGAACTAGTAGGGGTGCGGCGCTGACAGTTGAGAGACTAATACCTGTAGGTTTGCCCAAAGATGCCTACGTTGATTTAGGGTAA